A part of Pantoea vagans genomic DNA contains:
- a CDS encoding Gfo/Idh/MocA family protein, with translation MTLKLGVIGTGAIGQEHIRRCSHVLQGAQVVAVSDINVDGARAALQRLNIEAEVFENGHDVIQSPNVDAVLVTSWDPTHEEFTLAAIAAGKPVFCEKPLAMSAEGCRRVVDAEIQAGKRLVQVGFMRPYDAGYRALKKVITDGDIGEPLMLHCAHRNPTVPENYTTPMAITNTLIHELDVLRWLTNDDYKTVQVIFPRVTSKTHGQLKDPQIVLFETHKGVRIDVEIFVNCAYGYDIQCEVVGEEGIARLPEPSSVQLRKDARLSNTILVDWKDRFIEAYDVELQAFINDIKAGQLTGPSAWDGFAASVAADACIKAQNSGAIEPVEMPPRPAFYN, from the coding sequence ATGACTTTGAAACTTGGCGTCATCGGTACAGGTGCAATTGGTCAGGAACATATTCGCCGCTGCAGCCATGTGCTGCAGGGGGCTCAGGTAGTTGCCGTCTCTGATATCAATGTCGACGGCGCGCGTGCTGCACTGCAACGCCTGAATATTGAGGCGGAGGTGTTTGAAAATGGTCACGACGTGATTCAGTCACCCAACGTCGATGCGGTGCTGGTCACCTCATGGGATCCGACCCATGAAGAGTTCACCCTGGCGGCGATTGCCGCCGGTAAACCGGTTTTCTGTGAAAAACCGCTGGCGATGAGTGCCGAAGGCTGCCGCCGGGTGGTGGATGCAGAGATTCAGGCGGGCAAACGCCTGGTGCAGGTTGGTTTTATGCGTCCTTACGATGCGGGCTACCGTGCCCTGAAAAAAGTGATCACCGATGGCGATATCGGTGAGCCACTGATGCTGCACTGCGCACACCGTAACCCGACCGTGCCAGAGAACTACACCACCCCGATGGCGATCACCAACACCCTGATCCACGAGCTGGATGTGCTGCGCTGGCTGACAAACGACGACTATAAAACGGTGCAGGTGATCTTCCCGCGCGTGACGTCGAAGACCCATGGTCAGCTGAAAGACCCGCAGATCGTCCTGTTCGAAACCCACAAAGGGGTGCGCATCGACGTCGAGATCTTCGTTAACTGCGCTTACGGCTATGACATTCAGTGTGAAGTGGTGGGTGAAGAGGGCATTGCCCGCCTGCCAGAGCCTTCTTCGGTGCAGCTGCGCAAAGATGCCCGCCTGTCGAATACCATTCTGGTGGACTGGAAAGATCGCTTTATCGAGGCGTATGACGTTGAGCTGCAGGCGTTTATTAACGACATCAAAGCGGGTCAGCTTACCGGTCCTTCTGCCTGGGATGGCTTCGCCGCTTCAGTCGCCGCCGATGCCTGCATCAAAGCGCAGAACAGTGGTGCGATTGAGCCGGTAGAGATGCCGCCGCGTCCTGCTTTCTATAACTGA
- the iolB gene encoding 5-deoxy-glucuronate isomerase — translation MSLLSKAQAPDAQGRIQHVTPERAGWRYVGFDAYLLKKGETLRLTSGDKELCLVLVAGLASVKTRHAEFPGIGKRMSPFERVPPYSVYVPHDDEVEVYADSDLELAVCNAPGQGNLPARLIAPADVGVEHRGKGRNQRLVHNILPDTEPADSLLVVEVYTNEGDTSSYPSHKHDQEESENETYLEETYYHRFDPEPGFAMQRVYTDDRSLDACMAPYNRDVVMVPRGYHPVATLAGYNNYYLNVMAGPVRLWKFSWEKDHAWVNSDSYPRSE, via the coding sequence ATGTCTTTACTGTCGAAAGCACAGGCCCCTGACGCACAGGGTCGTATTCAGCATGTGACGCCTGAGCGCGCTGGCTGGCGTTACGTTGGCTTTGATGCTTATCTGCTGAAAAAAGGGGAAACCCTGCGCCTGACCAGCGGTGATAAAGAGCTGTGTCTGGTGCTGGTGGCCGGGCTGGCCTCGGTGAAAACCCGCCATGCTGAGTTTCCCGGAATCGGTAAGCGCATGTCGCCTTTCGAACGCGTGCCGCCGTATTCCGTGTATGTGCCGCATGACGATGAAGTGGAAGTCTATGCTGACAGCGATCTTGAACTGGCCGTCTGTAACGCGCCCGGTCAGGGCAATCTGCCTGCAAGACTGATTGCGCCAGCCGATGTTGGCGTTGAGCATCGCGGTAAAGGGCGCAACCAGCGTCTGGTGCATAATATCCTGCCTGATACTGAACCCGCTGACAGTCTGCTGGTGGTGGAGGTTTATACCAACGAAGGCGATACCAGCTCCTATCCCAGCCACAAGCATGATCAGGAGGAGAGTGAAAACGAAACCTACCTGGAAGAGACCTACTATCACCGTTTCGATCCGGAACCTGGCTTTGCCATGCAGCGCGTTTACACCGACGATCGCTCACTGGATGCCTGTATGGCACCCTATAACCGCGACGTCGTGATGGTGCCGCGTGGCTATCATCCGGTGGCGACGCTGGCCGGCTACAACAATTACTACCTGAACGTGATGGCAGGGCCGGTACGGCTGTGGAAATTCAGCTGGGAGAAAGATCATGCCTGGGTGAACAGCGACAGCTATCCACGATCAGAGTAA
- a CDS encoding MurR/RpiR family transcriptional regulator, with product MNNNPTQLSLLQDDIRRRYETLSKRLKQVARYILDNSNSIAFDTVASIAQQADVPPSTLIRFANAFGFSGFNEMKQVFRQHLMEETVNYTERARLFRQTSTDDSASAPESPAEILNVFTMVNSQALQQLAMQVNPEQLNKAVKLLNEAENIYVIGLRRSFSVASYLVYALRHLERRAFLIDGLGGMFTEQLSLVNPKDVVIAISYSPYAREAVEVVEMGAKRGAHQIAITDSQVSPLAAFSDVCFVVREAQVDGFRSQVASLCLAQTLAVSLALNNADSSAQ from the coding sequence ATGAACAATAATCCCACCCAACTTTCTCTCTTGCAGGACGATATTCGTCGCCGCTACGAAACGCTGAGCAAGCGTCTTAAACAGGTTGCACGCTACATCCTTGATAACAGTAACAGTATTGCTTTCGATACCGTCGCCTCGATTGCTCAGCAGGCCGATGTACCGCCATCGACGCTGATCCGTTTTGCGAATGCGTTTGGCTTCAGCGGCTTCAACGAAATGAAACAGGTTTTTCGTCAGCACCTGATGGAAGAGACGGTCAACTATACCGAGCGCGCGCGTCTGTTTCGTCAGACCTCAACGGACGACAGCGCCAGTGCGCCTGAGAGTCCGGCGGAGATCCTCAACGTCTTTACCATGGTGAACAGCCAGGCGCTGCAGCAGCTGGCGATGCAGGTGAATCCTGAGCAGCTGAACAAAGCAGTAAAACTGCTGAATGAGGCTGAGAACATCTATGTAATTGGCCTGCGTCGCTCATTCAGCGTCGCCTCCTATCTGGTCTACGCGCTGCGTCATCTGGAGCGTCGTGCGTTTCTGATTGATGGTCTGGGCGGGATGTTTACCGAGCAGCTCAGCCTGGTAAATCCGAAAGATGTGGTGATTGCGATCAGCTACTCGCCCTATGCGCGTGAAGCGGTCGAGGTCGTCGAAATGGGGGCCAAGCGTGGCGCGCATCAGATCGCCATTACCGACAGCCAGGTCAGCCCGCTGGCTGCCTTCAGCGATGTCTGCTTCGTGGTGCGTGAAGCGCAGGTCGATGGCTTCCGTTCGCAGGTCGCCTCACTCTGCCTGGCACAGACGCTGGCGGTGTCACTGGCGCTGAACAACGCCGATAGCTCCGCTCAGTAA
- a CDS encoding TIM barrel protein has protein sequence MAIDPTRFCINRKIAPRLSLEAFFQLVQRLGLSKVELRNDMPGGSVTDDLSTDQLRALADKYHIDIVTINALYPFNRIDDALLTRAESLLQTAQQIGAKALVMCPLNEGITVSPQQTQAAMQQLAPRFAHYGIQGLVEPLGFPVSSLRSIVQAQQLIAAADVPFRLLLDTFHHHLYEQAEQEFPAGIDIDQIGLVHLSGVEDRRPTAELTDDERIMLSDNDVLKSVVQVKRLEMLGYKGVYAFEPFSGQLNSWTPAEIERQIRHSIELLQA, from the coding sequence ATGGCCATCGATCCCACCCGTTTCTGTATCAACCGCAAAATTGCGCCCCGGCTCTCGCTGGAGGCCTTCTTTCAGCTGGTTCAGCGTCTGGGGCTAAGCAAGGTCGAACTGCGTAATGACATGCCGGGCGGCAGCGTCACCGATGACCTCAGCACCGATCAGCTGCGCGCCCTGGCGGATAAATATCACATCGATATCGTCACGATTAATGCGCTCTATCCCTTTAACCGGATCGATGACGCGCTGCTGACGCGGGCCGAGTCGCTGTTACAGACAGCACAACAGATCGGCGCAAAGGCACTGGTGATGTGTCCGCTAAATGAGGGGATTACCGTGTCGCCTCAGCAGACGCAGGCGGCAATGCAGCAGCTGGCGCCGCGCTTTGCACACTATGGCATTCAGGGGCTGGTGGAACCGCTGGGGTTTCCGGTCAGCTCACTGCGTTCGATCGTACAGGCGCAGCAGTTGATCGCCGCGGCGGATGTGCCCTTCAGGCTGCTGCTGGATACCTTTCACCATCATCTCTATGAACAGGCTGAACAGGAATTTCCGGCGGGTATCGATATTGACCAGATTGGGCTGGTGCATCTTTCGGGTGTGGAAGATCGGCGCCCGACTGCCGAACTGACCGATGACGAACGCATCATGCTGAGTGACAACGATGTGCTGAAGAGCGTGGTGCAGGTTAAACGGCTGGAGATGCTCGGCTACAAGGGCGTCTACGCTTTTGAGCCGTTCTCCGGTCAGCTCAACAGCTGGACACCGGCGGAGATTGAACGCCAGATCCGCCACAGTATTGAACTGCTGCAGGCCTGA
- the iolE gene encoding myo-inosose-2 dehydratase — translation MNKENVKLAIAPIGWTNDDMPDLGSENTFQQTVSEMALAGFTGSEVGSKYPRDPAILKPMLDIRGIEICNAWFSTFFANGDKEKTIEQFIEHMNFLHAMGARVIGCSEQSKSIQGTTLAVFEEKAIFSDEEWRLTAEGYNELARIAAEKGMRVTLHHHMGTGIQTTEEIDQFMAMTDEQVGLLYDTGHVYYSEGSQQKMLAVLEKYLPRIFHVHLKDVRDEVVAEVRENHLSFLEGVKKGTFTVPGDGVIDFKPVFKILDDFGYKGWMVVEAEQDPALANPFEYAVKARKYIRENTGL, via the coding sequence ATGAACAAAGAGAATGTAAAACTGGCGATCGCGCCGATCGGCTGGACCAACGATGATATGCCGGATCTCGGCAGTGAGAATACCTTCCAGCAGACCGTCAGTGAGATGGCGCTGGCGGGCTTTACCGGCAGTGAAGTGGGCAGCAAATACCCGCGCGATCCGGCGATTCTGAAACCGATGCTCGATATTCGCGGCATCGAAATCTGCAACGCCTGGTTCAGCACCTTTTTTGCCAACGGCGACAAAGAGAAGACCATCGAACAGTTCATCGAGCACATGAACTTCCTGCATGCGATGGGCGCGCGGGTGATTGGCTGTTCTGAGCAGAGTAAAAGTATTCAGGGCACCACGCTGGCGGTGTTTGAAGAAAAAGCGATTTTCAGCGATGAAGAGTGGCGGTTAACCGCAGAAGGCTACAACGAACTTGCCCGCATCGCAGCAGAGAAGGGAATGCGCGTGACGTTGCATCACCACATGGGCACCGGCATTCAGACCACAGAAGAGATCGACCAGTTTATGGCGATGACCGACGAGCAGGTCGGTTTGCTCTATGACACCGGCCACGTCTACTACTCCGAAGGCTCCCAGCAGAAGATGCTGGCGGTACTGGAAAAATATCTGCCGCGCATCTTCCATGTGCATCTCAAGGATGTGCGTGATGAGGTGGTGGCTGAAGTGCGTGAGAACCATCTCTCGTTCCTGGAAGGGGTGAAAAAGGGCACCTTTACCGTGCCGGGCGATGGCGTGATCGACTTTAAGCCAGTGTTTAAAATCCTGGACGATTTCGGCTACAAAGGCTGGATGGTGGTGGAAGCGGAGCAGGATCCGGCGCTGGCCAATCCGTTTGAGTATGCGGTGAAAGCGCGGAAATATATTCGGGAAAATACAGGGTTATAA
- a CDS encoding DcrB family lipoprotein: MRNLVKYVGMGLLVLGLAACDQKKDEAANDNGVSASQSAQTVTLMDGKLSFSLPPGMSDKSGKLGSQTTNMHVYADETGARAIIVIAGDPTSDGLDVLSKRMEQQQRNRDPQLQVVSNKSVTLKDQPAQQLDTVISANNQTSWSSVVLAKVDGKLVTLQITLPGDNQQQAQSDADSIVKSITLK; the protein is encoded by the coding sequence ATGCGCAACCTGGTGAAATATGTAGGAATGGGTTTACTGGTACTTGGCCTGGCGGCCTGTGACCAGAAGAAAGATGAAGCGGCGAACGACAACGGCGTCAGTGCCAGTCAGTCGGCGCAGACTGTCACGCTGATGGATGGCAAACTGAGCTTCTCACTGCCACCAGGCATGTCAGATAAAAGCGGTAAACTGGGTTCGCAGACCACGAACATGCACGTTTATGCGGATGAAACCGGTGCCCGCGCCATTATTGTGATTGCCGGTGACCCGACCAGTGACGGGCTGGATGTGCTGTCGAAGCGCATGGAACAGCAGCAGCGCAACCGCGATCCGCAGCTGCAGGTGGTGTCGAACAAATCTGTGACGCTGAAAGATCAGCCCGCTCAGCAGCTGGATACCGTGATTTCTGCCAACAACCAGACCTCATGGTCTTCCGTGGTTCTGGCAAAAGTGGATGGCAAACTGGTGACGCTGCAGATTACGCTGCCAGGCGATAATCAGCAGCAGGCCCAGAGCGATGCTGACAGCATTGTGAAAAGCATTACGCTGAAGTAA
- a CDS encoding CoA-acylating methylmalonate-semialdehyde dehydrogenase, with translation MTIIGNFIGGKTTFSASNETIPVYDPATGKVVRELTQSTADEVAQAIGVAHDAFAAWSKTSPLRRARVLFNFKALMEQHREEMAALIVSEHGKVWSDALGELTRGIEVIEFACGIPHLLKGEYSPNVGGGVDSFSLMQPVGVVAGITPFNFPAMVPLWMFPIALACGNTFVLKPPALDPSAAVRMAELLTEAGLPDGVFNVVHSSNEDAEQLYKDPRIAAVSFVGSSGVAEHIYKTASAHGKRVQAFGAAKNHAIVMPDADLDATVNAIMGGAFGSAGERCMALPVVVAVGDDTADKLIARLTPLVKALRIGPGINQGADENEMGPVVSAAHQKKVLGYIDKGEQEGAKLVVDGRNVQVAGHAEGYYVGGTLFDNVTSEMVIWREEIFGPVLSIMRVPDYDSALQLVNSHEFGNGSAIFTSNGHTAREFVQNVEAGMVGVNVPVPVPMAFHSFGGWKRSVFGALNVHGPDGVRFYTRMKTATVRWPSGQQTVSEFSMPTLG, from the coding sequence ATGACAATCATAGGTAACTTTATTGGCGGTAAAACGACTTTCAGCGCCAGCAACGAAACCATTCCTGTTTACGATCCGGCAACCGGCAAAGTGGTACGTGAACTGACGCAAAGTACCGCTGATGAAGTGGCCCAGGCGATTGGTGTCGCGCATGACGCATTTGCTGCCTGGTCAAAAACCTCGCCGCTGCGTCGCGCCCGCGTTCTGTTTAACTTTAAAGCCCTGATGGAGCAGCATCGTGAAGAGATGGCGGCGCTGATTGTCTCTGAGCATGGCAAAGTCTGGTCTGATGCGTTAGGTGAACTGACGCGCGGCATTGAAGTGATTGAGTTTGCCTGCGGAATCCCCCATCTGCTTAAAGGTGAATATTCCCCGAACGTCGGCGGCGGCGTTGACAGCTTTTCGCTGATGCAGCCGGTGGGTGTTGTAGCGGGTATTACGCCGTTTAACTTCCCCGCGATGGTGCCGCTGTGGATGTTCCCGATCGCGCTGGCCTGCGGTAATACCTTTGTTCTGAAGCCCCCGGCGCTGGATCCCTCTGCGGCCGTGCGTATGGCTGAGCTGCTGACCGAAGCGGGCCTGCCGGATGGCGTATTCAACGTCGTACACAGCTCTAACGAAGATGCTGAACAGCTCTATAAAGATCCGCGCATCGCTGCGGTGAGCTTCGTCGGCTCGTCCGGCGTGGCTGAGCATATCTATAAAACCGCCAGCGCCCACGGTAAGCGGGTGCAGGCATTTGGCGCGGCGAAAAACCACGCTATCGTTATGCCGGATGCCGATCTGGATGCCACCGTTAACGCGATTATGGGCGGTGCGTTTGGCTCGGCCGGTGAACGCTGCATGGCGCTGCCGGTTGTGGTCGCGGTGGGCGATGACACTGCTGACAAGCTGATTGCCCGTCTGACGCCACTGGTGAAAGCGCTGCGGATCGGTCCTGGGATCAATCAGGGTGCCGATGAAAATGAGATGGGACCGGTTGTCTCAGCCGCGCACCAGAAGAAGGTGCTGGGTTATATCGATAAAGGTGAGCAGGAAGGCGCGAAGCTGGTGGTCGATGGCCGTAACGTGCAGGTTGCAGGTCACGCCGAAGGTTACTACGTGGGCGGCACGCTGTTTGATAACGTCACCTCTGAGATGGTGATCTGGCGTGAAGAGATTTTCGGGCCGGTGCTGAGCATCATGCGCGTACCGGACTACGACAGCGCGCTGCAGCTGGTCAACAGCCATGAATTTGGTAACGGCAGCGCAATTTTCACCAGCAACGGTCACACCGCGCGTGAGTTTGTGCAGAACGTTGAAGCAGGCATGGTTGGGGTTAACGTGCCGGTTCCGGTGCCGATGGCATTCCACAGCTTCGGTGGCTGGAAGCGTTCCGTGTTTGGCGCGCTCAATGTTCACGGGCCGGATGGCGTGCGCTTCTATACCCGCATGAAAACCGCCACCGTGCGCTGGCCGTCCGGTCAGCAGACCGTGTCTGAATTCAGTATGCCAACCTTAGGCTGA
- a CDS encoding bifunctional 5-dehydro-2-deoxygluconokinase/5-dehydro-2-deoxyphosphogluconate aldolase: MSTQQKPLDVICIGRIAVDFYGQQIGARLEDVTSFAKYLGGSSGNVAYGTAIQGLKSAMLARVGDEHNGRFLREELQRVGCNTDALITDAKRLTGMVILGIKDEETFPLIFYRDNCADMGLVPDDIDEAFITSSRAVAVTGTHLSHPQTREAVLKALDIARRNGLRTALDIDYRPVLWGLTSLGDGETRFIESSQVTQQLQEVVHYFDLIVGTEEEFHIAGGSTDTLTALKNVRQASQATLVCKRGPLGCVVFEGEIPDSWEQTQLHTGVRVDVLNVLGAGDAFMSGLLRGWLNDEGWEQACRYANACGALVVSRHGCAPAMPTKAELDDFLSRDTEVKRPDLDSRLNHLHRVTTRKQQWPELNVFAFDHRKQLADMAQEAGVDESRIPQLKLLLLEAAQQAASEAGLENKSGILADTTYGQKALNAITGKKWWIGRPIELPSSRPLRLEHGNIGSQLIDWPAEHVVKCLVFYHPHDSAELRKEQDDLVLDVWKGCNKSGHELLLEVILPESNPDKNEAYYLDMLSHFYSLGIQPDWWKLPPLSAESWQAISRLIEEQDPHCRGILLLGLDAPEEKLKAGFAAAANAPWVKGFAVGRTIFGQPSRQWLQGELDDQALIETVKGNYLRLIAYWRAARA, translated from the coding sequence ATGAGTACACAACAGAAGCCGCTTGATGTGATTTGTATCGGGCGCATCGCCGTTGATTTTTATGGCCAGCAGATTGGGGCACGGCTGGAAGATGTCACCTCCTTTGCTAAATATCTGGGCGGATCATCGGGCAACGTCGCTTATGGCACCGCGATTCAGGGGCTGAAATCGGCGATGCTGGCGCGGGTGGGAGATGAGCACAATGGTCGCTTTCTGCGTGAGGAATTGCAGCGCGTGGGCTGTAACACCGATGCCCTGATCACCGATGCAAAACGCCTGACCGGCATGGTGATTCTGGGGATTAAAGATGAAGAGACTTTTCCGCTGATTTTCTACCGTGATAACTGCGCTGATATGGGTCTGGTACCGGACGATATCGACGAAGCCTTTATTACTTCGTCCCGCGCGGTGGCGGTCACCGGCACGCACTTATCTCATCCGCAGACCCGTGAAGCGGTGCTGAAAGCGCTGGATATCGCCCGCCGCAATGGCCTGCGCACGGCGCTGGATATCGATTACCGCCCGGTGTTATGGGGACTGACCTCTCTGGGTGACGGTGAAACACGTTTCATTGAGTCGTCTCAGGTCACTCAGCAGTTGCAGGAAGTGGTGCACTATTTCGATTTGATCGTCGGCACCGAAGAGGAGTTTCATATTGCCGGAGGCAGCACTGATACCCTGACTGCGCTGAAGAACGTGCGTCAGGCGAGCCAGGCGACGCTGGTCTGCAAACGCGGTCCGCTGGGTTGTGTGGTGTTTGAAGGTGAAATTCCGGATAGCTGGGAACAGACTCAGCTGCACACCGGCGTGCGCGTCGACGTGCTCAACGTGCTGGGTGCAGGCGATGCCTTTATGTCTGGCCTGCTGCGCGGCTGGCTGAATGATGAAGGCTGGGAGCAGGCGTGCCGTTATGCCAACGCCTGTGGCGCGCTGGTGGTGTCACGCCACGGCTGTGCCCCTGCCATGCCAACCAAAGCGGAGCTGGATGATTTTCTGAGCCGCGACACAGAGGTGAAACGTCCCGATCTCGACAGTCGTCTGAACCATCTGCACCGTGTGACCACCCGTAAGCAGCAATGGCCGGAGCTGAACGTGTTCGCTTTTGACCATCGCAAACAGCTGGCGGATATGGCGCAGGAAGCGGGTGTTGATGAGAGCCGTATTCCACAGCTGAAACTGCTGCTGCTGGAAGCCGCTCAGCAGGCGGCCAGTGAGGCGGGATTAGAGAACAAAAGCGGCATTCTGGCGGATACCACGTATGGTCAGAAAGCCCTGAATGCCATCACAGGTAAGAAGTGGTGGATTGGCCGCCCGATCGAGCTGCCCAGCTCACGTCCACTGCGTCTGGAGCATGGCAACATCGGCTCGCAGCTGATCGACTGGCCGGCCGAGCATGTCGTGAAATGTCTGGTCTTCTATCATCCGCATGACAGTGCCGAACTGCGTAAAGAGCAGGATGATCTGGTGCTCGACGTCTGGAAAGGCTGTAACAAAAGTGGCCATGAGCTGCTGCTGGAAGTGATTCTTCCCGAGAGCAACCCGGATAAGAATGAAGCCTATTACCTTGATATGCTGAGCCATTTCTACAGTCTGGGTATACAGCCGGACTGGTGGAAACTGCCTCCGCTATCCGCAGAGAGCTGGCAGGCGATCAGTCGTCTGATTGAGGAGCAGGATCCTCACTGTCGCGGCATTCTGTTGCTGGGTCTGGATGCACCCGAAGAGAAGCTTAAAGCGGGCTTCGCTGCGGCGGCCAACGCGCCATGGGTAAAAGGTTTTGCGGTGGGTCGCACCATCTTTGGTCAGCCTTCGCGTCAATGGTTGCAGGGTGAACTGGACGATCAGGCACTGATTGAGACCGTAAAAGGCAACTATCTGCGGCTGATTGCGTACTGGCGCGCTGCCCGCGCGTGA
- the iolD gene encoding 3D-(3,5/4)-trihydroxycyclohexane-1,2-dione acylhydrolase (decyclizing) codes for MGTIRLTTAQALVKFLDNQFIDVDGTETKFVKGIFAIFGHGNVLGLGQALEQDSGDLVVWQGRNEQGMAHAATGFARQSLRRQIIACSSSVGPGAANMITAAATATANRIPLLLLPGDVFATRQPDPVLQQIEQSYDLSISTNDAFRAVSKYWDRVSRPEQLMSACINAMRVLTDPAETGAVTLSLPQDVQGEAWDYPDYFFQKRVHRLDRRLPVAAQLADALTLINRKRKPMIICGGGVKYSEAGEALRQFAERYQIPFAETQAGKGTLVSDHPLNVGGVGETGCLAANLLAKEADLVIGIGTRYTDFTTASKWIFQHPDVSFLNINVSNFDSYKLDGVQLLADAREGLTALTAALASQHYSNDWGNQIEQAQSQLLKETQRVYQVEYHDGDFVPEIADHLDREAVFAEFNRLTQSLLTQSSVLGTLNEQLPKDAVVVAAAGSLPGDLQRVWRTKDYNAYHVEYGYSCMGYEVNAALGAKLAQPQREVYALVGDGSFMMLHSELVTSIQEGAKINVVLLDNMTNGCINNLQMEHGMDSFTTEFRFRNAESGRLDGGFIPVDFAAIAAGYGCKTYRVTSLEQLKAALEDARAQTVSTLIDIKVLPKTMIHKYFSWWHVGVAQASKTERAQAVADKLNSHLDQARKY; via the coding sequence ATGGGCACAATCAGACTGACCACGGCACAGGCGCTGGTTAAATTTCTTGATAATCAATTCATCGATGTTGATGGCACTGAGACGAAATTCGTCAAAGGCATCTTCGCGATTTTCGGCCATGGCAACGTGCTGGGGCTGGGCCAGGCGCTGGAACAGGATAGCGGCGATCTGGTGGTCTGGCAGGGTCGTAACGAGCAGGGCATGGCCCATGCTGCCACCGGCTTTGCCCGTCAGTCGCTGCGCCGTCAGATTATCGCCTGCAGTTCGTCTGTGGGACCGGGTGCGGCTAACATGATTACTGCCGCCGCCACTGCGACCGCTAACCGCATTCCTCTGCTGCTGCTGCCTGGCGACGTCTTCGCCACCCGTCAGCCCGATCCGGTGCTGCAACAGATTGAGCAGAGCTACGATCTCAGCATCAGCACCAACGACGCCTTCCGCGCCGTCAGCAAATACTGGGATCGCGTCAGCCGCCCTGAGCAGCTGATGTCCGCCTGTATCAATGCCATGCGCGTACTGACCGATCCGGCTGAAACCGGCGCGGTCACGCTGTCGCTGCCGCAGGATGTGCAGGGTGAGGCCTGGGATTACCCGGACTACTTCTTCCAGAAACGCGTGCACCGTCTGGATCGCCGCCTGCCGGTGGCGGCCCAGCTGGCGGATGCCCTGACGCTGATTAACCGTAAGCGCAAGCCGATGATTATCTGCGGCGGCGGCGTGAAGTACTCCGAAGCGGGCGAGGCGCTGCGCCAGTTTGCCGAGCGCTATCAGATCCCCTTTGCCGAGACGCAGGCGGGCAAAGGCACGCTGGTCTCTGACCATCCGCTGAATGTCGGCGGCGTAGGCGAAACCGGCTGCCTGGCCGCGAACCTGCTGGCGAAAGAGGCCGATTTAGTCATCGGCATCGGCACCCGCTACACCGACTTTACCACCGCATCGAAATGGATTTTCCAGCATCCCGATGTCAGCTTCCTGAACATCAACGTCAGCAACTTCGACAGCTACAAGCTCGATGGCGTACAGCTGCTGGCCGATGCCCGTGAAGGGCTGACCGCGCTCACCGCTGCACTGGCCTCACAGCACTACAGCAATGACTGGGGCAACCAGATTGAGCAGGCGCAGAGCCAGCTGCTGAAAGAGACGCAGCGCGTCTATCAGGTGGAATATCACGATGGCGACTTTGTGCCGGAGATTGCTGACCATCTCGACCGCGAAGCGGTGTTCGCAGAATTTAACCGCCTGACTCAGTCACTGCTGACGCAAAGCAGCGTGCTCGGCACCTTAAACGAGCAGCTGCCGAAAGATGCGGTGGTTGTTGCCGCTGCGGGCAGCCTGCCGGGCGACCTGCAGCGCGTCTGGCGCACCAAAGATTACAACGCCTACCACGTTGAATATGGCTACTCCTGCATGGGCTATGAAGTCAATGCCGCGCTGGGTGCGAAGCTGGCGCAGCCGCAGCGCGAGGTCTATGCGCTGGTCGGCGATGGCTCCTTTATGATGCTGCACTCTGAGCTGGTCACCTCGATTCAGGAAGGGGCGAAGATCAACGTCGTGCTGCTGGATAACATGACTAACGGCTGTATCAACAACCTGCAGATGGAACACGGTATGGACAGCTTCACCACCGAGTTCCGTTTCCGTAACGCGGAAAGCGGCAGGCTGGACGGCGGCTTTATCCCGGTCGATTTCGCGGCCATTGCTGCCGGTTATGGCTGCAAAACTTATCGCGTCACCAGCCTGGAACAGCTTAAAGCGGCGCTGGAAGATGCGCGCGCCCAGACCGTCTCCACCCTTATCGACATCAAAGTGCTGCCAAAAACCATGATCCACAAATATTTCAGCTGGTGGCACGTCGGCGTGGCGCAGGCGTCGAAAACCGAACGCGCTCAGGCGGTGGCGGACAAGCTCAACAGCCATCTGGATCAGGCGCGCAAATATTGA